Proteins encoded within one genomic window of Bradyrhizobium sp. CB1717:
- a CDS encoding surface carbohydrate biosynthesis protein, which translates to MRIGLVVDHPKRDLPGAVMLGYQLARRGVSVVLVPMYEQAVDVPRLGLDALVVNYARPVNLDLMRSFAKAGLALYVLDTEGGVLAEKGGNSPPAMAAHVKGSGYADILSGYFFWGSRLHDAFLAAGTMKPEQLHLSGCPRFDFAAPRWRALLDGEPRGYLLVNANFPLVNSRFTGKPGGEREAMVRAGWDGAYVDRFIADLKQVFANYLAEIDRLAAARPDRTILVRPHPFESEDVYRNALARHSNVLIDGTGSVLDRIRNAAAVVHLNCGTAVESVLLGKLPLQLEYLNTQVTAGHAALPARVSRAVASFDELLGAIDHIERETETFDFARVHAADIEAFFHLNDGQAAERVADVLTAAGSSRRPYLSLLATVKGTRDKPSIGQIVKGAASAVLGSAVTERLRSRFNPARRDKRIEPVFVRTLLQRIATHDRASPSQFTATRAHCATTGLPLASIAIEPAR; encoded by the coding sequence GTGCGCATAGGCCTGGTGGTCGATCACCCCAAGCGTGACCTGCCGGGTGCAGTCATGCTCGGCTATCAACTCGCGCGGCGCGGCGTCTCGGTCGTACTGGTGCCGATGTACGAGCAGGCCGTCGACGTGCCACGGCTCGGGCTCGACGCGCTGGTCGTCAACTATGCGCGCCCGGTCAATCTCGACCTGATGCGTAGCTTCGCCAAGGCTGGCCTTGCGCTTTACGTGCTCGACACCGAAGGCGGCGTGCTCGCCGAGAAGGGCGGTAACTCGCCGCCGGCGATGGCCGCGCACGTCAAGGGCAGTGGCTACGCCGACATCCTCTCGGGCTATTTCTTCTGGGGCAGCCGGCTCCACGATGCCTTCCTGGCGGCGGGAACCATGAAGCCGGAGCAGCTTCACCTCAGCGGATGCCCGCGCTTCGACTTCGCAGCGCCCCGCTGGCGCGCGCTGCTTGACGGCGAGCCGCGCGGCTATCTGCTCGTCAACGCCAATTTCCCGCTGGTCAATTCGCGCTTTACCGGCAAGCCGGGCGGCGAGCGCGAGGCGATGGTGCGGGCCGGCTGGGACGGTGCCTATGTCGACCGCTTCATCGCGGACCTGAAGCAGGTCTTCGCGAACTACCTCGCCGAGATCGACCGGCTCGCCGCCGCGCGGCCCGACCGCACCATTCTCGTGCGGCCGCATCCCTTCGAGAGCGAGGACGTCTATCGCAACGCGCTCGCGCGCCATTCCAACGTCCTGATCGACGGCACCGGCAGCGTGCTCGACCGCATCCGCAACGCGGCCGCGGTCGTGCATCTCAACTGCGGCACCGCCGTCGAATCCGTGCTGCTCGGAAAACTGCCGCTGCAGCTCGAATATCTGAACACACAGGTCACCGCCGGTCACGCCGCGCTGCCCGCGCGCGTGAGCCGCGCGGTCGCTTCGTTCGACGAATTGCTTGGCGCGATCGACCACATCGAGCGCGAGACCGAGACCTTCGATTTCGCGCGTGTTCATGCCGCCGATATCGAGGCCTTCTTCCATCTCAACGATGGACAAGCCGCCGAGCGGGTCGCCGATGTCCTGACTGCTGCAGGCAGTTCGCGCCGGCCTTACCTCTCGCTGCTTGCGACCGTGAAGGGCACGCGCGACAAGCCGAGCATCGGCCAGATCGTCAAGGGCGCAGCCAGCGCCGTGCTCGGATCGGCCGTCACCGAACGGCTGCGCAGCCGATTCAACCCCGCCCGGCGCGACAAGCGGATCGAGCCGGTCTTCGTCAGGACGCTGCTGCAGCGGATCGCAACGCATGACCGTGCAAGCCCGTCGCAATTCACCGCAACACGCGCGCACTGCGCGACGACAGGCTTGCCGCTCGCGAGCATTGCCATCGAACCCGCCCGATAG